The nucleotide sequence GCTTGCACTTGTTCTCGCAGTTGAGGTGAGCCGCGTTAGGGTAGCTGACGCCGTCGCTACCGCAGACCCATCTGAGGTCGTCGGTGGTGGCACAGGGACAGTTGTTGCCGGCCTCGTCGGTGAACGCGCTCACGTGCATGAACATCATGCAGGCGACGAGGACTGTGGAGGAAATAATGTTTTCGAGTTTTGGCTTTGGAAGAGTAAAAGCCGTGCAAAAAGCGATAAATTCAAGGCCGTTTTGTTGGCTATTTCATTTAACAGGCGCGACTAGTCAGACGTATGCATTTCGAGATAAGGTGAAAATAGAAGCGGAATAAATCTTGTATAAGCGCGATACAGTTCtgatattttttgaatttttgagaaattttagaATAATCTGGAGTTTGAcggttaaaaaattatattcgaAACAAAATTCTACTCGCATAGATTCTAATACTAAAAGTAAGAATACTGtgatttccaaaaaaataaaaatccaactTACGGAAAGCAACGATGAGCATCGACTTTGCCATGACGAGAGATAaggagaaaaaagtttattttcgaACAAGATTAGATGCACAGACTCTTCGGTTCCTTAGCGAAGACTGATTTCAGTATCACCCGCCACAGGGCTTCATATACCGAAGCGCGGAGCTCTATCCCCACCAGCGAAATATATGTGTATCGCAAACGTATTTGCTTATTAGAATGCGCGTCGTAAAAAGAGTCACGCCGAGCTTCGAGCACTTCGTAAATACATTGTAAATTTAACGAAAACTTGTTTGGAACTACTGTGGAAAATCAACACGGGAACGGCGTGGGAGGCCTAGTTACATCACGTTTCTGGGATTTTACGCACTGATTTGTGGACCTTCTTTTTTGACGAGCGTATGCTAATGTACTTGTTTCGGAAATTTCTGTTTATTCgtgtgttttttatttacacgCAAGGAGTAAACAGTCAAGATGTAACGTAacgtaaatatttataacgaATCGTTTATGTACAATAACTTTGAGCCATTTTCTTCTCGCTTGTGAATCGGGTCACAATGTGCACACTGCGCAAGCTATGCGTTTTCTCAGCTGTAATTACGATGTTTTAATCGCTGCGATGCGCTCAGGATAATCCGTCGTCCGTTCCAGACTCCCAAGCGTTGTCTCGTTCAAGGGCGAAATTTGATGTATTTTCCATCGAATGCGAGTCACGATCACAAAAGAATttgtataacaaaattttctagatatttttaagaattaatttcgttttaattCTTAGCACAATCCATCGTGACTAATACCGATACCTAAAAATAAACACATTTATGTAATTCACCTATATAATAGCTCGAAAATATATGAGGAATATAAATCGATGTCATTCAATTGCAAATCGAATTTTAACAGCACGCGCGTATCGAGGAAAGATTTTCGTTATTGAAATCCATACAATAGAAATTTATATGTAGATTCGATGATAAATTTGCATGAAAATCCGCGCAAACATCGTCCACGATATCGGTATATAACATAGGGAGAAAAACTCACTCGTTCTCTGGCACTCGTTGGCGCAGTTCAGTGTGGCCACGTTGGGGTAGCTTCTGCCGTCGCTTCCGCAAATCGGCTTGAATTCATACATCGATAAACAGTCGCATTCGTTGTTTGCAATCGCCTCCTGGCGGTTTCGGAACCTAATGACTGTCGCGTCGACGAGAAATGCGCAGCACATCAGGGATACTGCGAAGATCGGTATTTATCGGTGAAggaacgttttttttttaaattactatttgtaatatttagtAAAATCGCTTCGATCGACTCACCGCACAAGACAATGAAGGAATTGATTCTTGCCATTGTTCAAAGGATAAACacctttttttattcaagaCAAGAACAGCGCGATCTCTTCTGCTCCGCGAAGACGACGGCTCTAGACTGCTTACAGTCAAGTGCATCTTGcagtatttatataatcggCTACTTATCCCACCCATTACAATGCGCGCTtctcatttaaataaaaaaggcgttttattatattcctCTTTGGTAATAAGATATAAAACTTTCACGCGCCACGATTCTCGCAGGATGATGATTGCAAAAACTACTCGAAAATAACGCCAAGGACAATGAGGTTCGTTCTAAAAGCGCATCCCACACGTGTTTTGgacgattatttttttcgtcGATTATTAGACGTGGCGCGATTTTGAATAATACCATGTACGTCGACTGGTGCCGATGAATATGCTGaaaatcgattttaaaatcaatCGATCGCTCGTATGGGTTGTATAACTTAATAAACGAGCGATGATTCAGTCCGATTAGCCGTCATTACATGTTCCATAATCGAGAGAGAAATTTCACATCtaaaagtatgattttatgtaAAGGTTACGAACCGGCTATTAACGCTTTATCACACTCGGATATAATAACGCGTATATAGCGTAAAAGGCGTATAAAGACGAGTCTCGGATAAAAACAGATGTCTCTCGCTCACTTACCATTGTATTTCACTGCGGTTTTCTGCtaagcaataaataataaactgacgtatgattataataattgcCACTTATGACAAAACTGTCTTATCGAACTTGCAATTACTAAAACTCAATTGTCCGATTTCTGATTATTCAAGgtgttgtttatttttatcaaagttACAGTACTAGCTTACTAGCTTATCTTATAATCGCAGAATCATTCATAAACATCTTTTTCGTAATATTGATTATCGTATTTACCTATCGCATAAATAAATGGATCTCGActgaaaataataagtttCAATTAAATCGGAGCTCAAGTATAACGCGACACAAAATTATTCTCAAAACAAAGAAGAAACTCACTTTTCCAATCGTATTCGCTTTAAAAGGTATCTCTTATACGCTTTCTCGATTTCTTCTCGAGTTGGTTTTCGATGCAGCAAACTGGCTTCGGTATTTACGAGCATCACCACCAGAAGcactgaaaattaaattttccgtTTCTATACCATTTCTTACAACAGCTTTGAAAATCAATCAGGTGTAATTTTTACCTAAAAGCACTAAGCAGATCGTTCGCTTAAACATTTTTCGACTAATAGAGTGAACGAGCAACGACAATAATCCTATTATGGAGAAGGTTGAGTAGAAACTGAAGACTCGTATGGCGAACGTCACTTCTATGCCCTGCCATAATATGTGATCAACATTATCTCATATTAGAGGCGACAGTCGCTTTCTGTTCTGATtgtcgaaaaaagaaaagtcaaAAACATAATTTACTTAAGAATCTCCACAGAGATAACTTTTTACTAAGAGCTTATCTCCATACAGTTACAGATATGCGTATGGTGATCTATCAGTCATTTTTCATgacattttcatattttttcattGTATAGGCTGTGGTGAGTACAACAATGAACATTCATGCTTTCGATAACATGTTTTacattatgaaaaatatttaaatttctatcAAATTCACTGATTATCTCACTCGAGCACAAGAGAGCTTGTCACGGAAAAAGCGAATAAAGACGAGTTTGAGTTGAAAGCTGCCAAGGCAcattaacttttattaaacGTATGTTAAAGCTACTACATCTTATCCCATAGAATCATATATTAAAGTCCTTCCatcttttacattttttaatttacatttcGTCACTACCATTCGTAgttttttaatacaatttgTAATTCTTACCACAAAGAGTCAAGCAAACTATTTGTTTCAACATTTTTTGGCTTAGTGTAGGGAAGATAGCACATGCGTATTCAATAATTCTGTTATCGAGAAGGTTAAGCAGCAACTGAAGACTCGTATGGCAAGCCTCGCTTATATCCCATGTGTGACCCGTATATTTGGTTTGGAtgatatttgtttttcatCAAACTTGCTATAGTCGTTGCGTTTTCCATGATTGTGGAAATTTTGAAAGTCAAGCAAGTTGTTAACTCCACCGTATCgacgtaaatatattatcgctttatagtttataatatatctttattaattttaactttttttgaaTCTTGTGAAATATTAGTGTATTATTTGACGCTGAGTATTATTGTGaatatattgatttttcaaaggatttttgctttttatatTGACATTTTGAATTGAGATACATCTATATTAGATGGATTTGTAATAAGAGAAAATTCATGGATAAAAgtctatatattttatttgaataacaaaattatttttattagtacATCAAATATAACTTTATGACGTCTATCAGTGGTATAAATAGTCCATTATTGCGCTGTAATTATTCATATttgctaattttattaaaccaTCAATATTGAAGCTGCAGCTTATCTAATAGAATCATATAAATCATTATCCCCACGATAGTTCAATCCTAGCTCGCATCTCATCAAGAGCACTGGCCATCGTGTTTCACCGTAAGTTCTGCAAAAAAGAATTAAGTTTCAATTCGATGATTGTTCAACTACAAGctgaaaaaaatgtactttctataataaaaaaataacttactTGTTCCTTCACACTTATTCTTGCACGTAAGCTTGCTCAAATTGTCGTAGGTTTTGTTGTCGGAGCCGCAAACGGGATTTCTTATTCTGGTAACT is from Nasonia vitripennis strain AsymCx chromosome 1, Nvit_psr_1.1, whole genome shotgun sequence and encodes:
- the LOC100680022 gene encoding turripeptide Pal9.2-like isoform X2, translated to MAKSMLIVAFLLVACMMFMHVSAFTDEAGNNCPCATTDDLRWVCGSDGVSYPNAAHLNCENKCKRSNIELKHEGKC
- the LOC100680022 gene encoding turripeptide Gsp9.3-like isoform X1; this translates as MARINSFIVLCVSLMCCAFLVDATVIRFRNRQEAIANNECDCLSMYEFKPICGSDGRSYPNVATLNCANECQRTSIGISHDGLC
- the LOC100121115 gene encoding turripeptide Pal9.2, translating into MFKQTICLVLCVLLVAMIANTEAEGEPTRCACKVTRIRNPVCGSDNKTYDNLSKLTCKNKCEGTKLTVKHDGQCS